The Latilactobacillus sakei subsp. sakei DSM 20017 = JCM 1157 genome includes a window with the following:
- the dnaI gene encoding primosomal protein DnaI has protein sequence MENMGKDLTDYMNRQRLNQRFNKLVEEALQDPDVQAFIQANQAALSQETVARSAAKIYEYVNEKKKILNGETTLAPGYAPKLVLSNHFIDVSYEPTADLVQKRAQAELKARVKSINMPKDIVEASLAQYDASERQVPLIEALKFVEAYRQAPTDFHQGLYLSGQFGVGKTYLLGAIANELALQGFETTLIHFPTFAVEMKNAIGQNNVLEKVNQIKKAPILMIDDIGADALSAWVRDEVLGIILQYRMQEQLATFFSSNFTMNELEKHLTTSQRGDEEPVKAGRIMQRVRYLAREVEVSGQNRRLQSN, from the coding sequence ATGGAAAATATGGGCAAAGATTTAACCGACTATATGAACCGGCAACGCCTGAATCAACGCTTTAATAAATTGGTTGAAGAAGCCTTGCAAGATCCTGATGTGCAGGCCTTTATTCAGGCTAATCAGGCCGCCCTATCACAAGAAACAGTGGCGCGCAGTGCAGCTAAAATCTATGAATATGTCAATGAAAAAAAGAAAATTTTAAACGGTGAAACAACGTTGGCACCAGGTTATGCGCCTAAGTTGGTGTTGAGTAACCACTTTATCGATGTTAGTTATGAACCAACGGCGGATCTAGTTCAAAAACGCGCACAAGCCGAATTGAAGGCCCGTGTGAAGTCGATTAACATGCCTAAGGACATCGTTGAAGCGAGCCTCGCACAATATGATGCCAGTGAGCGCCAAGTGCCGTTAATCGAAGCGTTGAAGTTTGTCGAAGCTTACCGGCAAGCACCCACTGATTTTCATCAAGGCTTATATTTAAGCGGGCAGTTTGGTGTTGGTAAGACTTATCTACTGGGCGCAATCGCTAATGAATTAGCACTACAAGGCTTTGAAACGACGTTGATCCATTTCCCGACCTTTGCAGTTGAGATGAAAAATGCGATTGGCCAAAATAACGTCCTCGAAAAGGTCAACCAAATCAAAAAAGCACCAATTTTAATGATTGATGATATCGGTGCGGATGCCTTGAGTGCTTGGGTTCGGGATGAAGTATTAGGCATTATTTTGCAATACCGGATGCAAGAACAACTAGCGACTTTCTTCAGCTCTAATTTTACGATGAACGAATTGGAGAAACATTTAACAACCAGTCAGCGTGGCGATGAAGAACCGGTGAAGGCTGGTCGAATTATGCAACGCGTGCGTTATTTAGCCCGTGAGGTTGAAGTCAGCGGTCAAAATAGACGT